TTAGGGTGACACAGAGCCACGCCGGGCAATAAAGATCGTGCCCATGCTTTCTGTGCCGATAACTCGCAGCGGTGTCGCAGACTGTTCCGAGTGAAGCACGCTTGTGTCTCTGCGGAACTTGTATTTTCCGCGTTCTGTCGCATGTCGTTTCTTCTCAGCCCCTCCCAAGGCACTGGGCGCCACAACGGTGGACGTCAACGCGCCCTTCAAGTCCTTTacccctccgccgcctgcgccaccAGGTGAGTTTCGTCAGTTGAACGCTGAAGCCAAGACGCAATTCCCGCTCTGCCACGTCTGACCCGAGCTCTGTTCATCCCTGCCTTGGGCGCTGCGGTTCTCTAACTCTGGATGGGGAGTCGTAAGACTACAGGGGGCATCTcgcgcgctctgctgcggcaaAGGCACCTTTCTCATTCTTTTCTAGTCGCAGGTCTCAGTCGTCCTTTTGTAAGCCGCTTTCCAGTCGTCCTTTGGTGCGctctcgcgtgtgtgtctttgCGGCTCGTGCGGACAGTGTCGTCTACGTTTTGCTGCAATGCATGCGTCGCAGttccctcgtctgcgccgtcctcttcggatcgtgcctcctcctccgcttcctcttcttctctcttctccatGCCCTCGCTGAATGTCGGCAAGTCTGAGGACTACTACGCCAAAGAAGACTTTTCGAAATACTCGTAAGAAACGCCGTGCTCTTCCAGGATCGCCTCTGCAGTCCCGACTCTCTCATGTACAAGTTCTTTCGTTCGACCTTGTTTGTGGCTTTCCTCCTCCTTAGTccacatataaatatgtatatttatgcatttctgtatatatatatatgtatctacaTGCAGCCGAGAGGCTCTTGTACCTCTGCAGGGGCGTGACCGACCGTCTGCCGACTTTGTGCGTCATGCCATCAGCACGCGAATCCGAGTATACAAgaaaatatatacatatttatatatgtatgtagtTGTGtccctgtgtgtgtgttcgtCTGTTTGAACACATGCGCCCCGGCCTTTCTTTTTAACGTGAGGCGAGCGGAGGTTGCAAATCCTTCGGCTTTGAGCGCGTGCGAGTCTGCGTTCTTCAGATCGCCGTACTCAGAATCGCCCGGCGTGTATGACCGCGAATAcgtcgaggaggagcgccggcgcctgcagggaggccgcgaggTCTCCTTTCTCGATCGCCACGTGAAGAACCCGAGGATGCGGAACTGCCTCGAGGGCGTCAAAACGGGCATGAAGATGGTGagtgaaggcgagcgcgcgaccAGAAAGGCTGACGTGGTTGAGGTGTCTCCGTGGGCGGATTCAGACGCAAGTGCGGGCGGCAcgccgcccttcgcggcgctctctcatttgtgtttttctctctctgttgcGCGTTTTGGCTGCTTGTTCAGGGAGCAGCTGTCGGCGGCATTTTCGGGTTTCTGACTGGCGGATACGCGGCTGTCGTGAACAGAAACCTCCTAATTCTCCCCGTCTCAGTGGTAGGTGACAGCCGCGCACTACGGCGCAAtgctcctctgcagcctctcctTGTCTGCGTGTCTATTTCATTTAGGATTTGTGGTGCATGGCCTGCTGTTTGGCGTCTTGGCTTCGTGgtagcggcgcgcgcctcgcggcgaatCAGGAACGCGTTTCAAAGACGAAAGGACGGTTGTTTAGCTGAACATTCGTGTTTGCAAGCGTTTCAGACTGAGCACTGTCGAATGATGGCTGCGTTGAAGGCGTGCGTTTGCAGCATTAGTCGCGAGAGTCAGGAGGGATCCAGAAGTGCAAGGTCGTGGGAGCGTGTTCCTTTTTGCATTTTGATGTGATGCAGGTGGGCGGCGCCGTGAGTTTCGGCTTTTTCCTCGGCTGCGGCATGGTGATCCGATGCGATGAAGCCTCgagctcgtctgcgtcgtctgcggcgcgcttgGCGAACGACAAGCGCTTCCGCTTCCCTGTCAAGGCTCTGCACAGCAACGCAGCCGCTATGCCGCGGTTCCCCGAGACTACGTGCCGCTTTCCCGCTCTCGAGCGCCGATTCCGATAAGCGCGCGGTGTGCATATACCGCAAGACGGCTGCAGACCAGGCAGGAGTAACGGTTTCTTCGTACGCGTGCGTGCGAGGCTCTGAGTTCGTCCGGCATCCGGGGTTTCGTGCGTGGCTTCGAGATGCTTCAAGCGAGGCAGGCGTAACTGTGGAGGGCGGTTTGCGCCGGCCGCCCAGCGTCTCGGATGCGTGAGACTGCGGCACGCGGCCTAGAAGGGTCGACGAGACGGTGTTTGCGGAGCTATTCCATCTCGCCTGTTGAGGACATCCGCATATGTCTGATGCTAGCTCGGGTCCTCCCCTTTCCTGTGCGGAGTTGGTCTGTTCCGAATTTCCGTGTTTCTGTGGCGACAGCTTCGGCCTTTtgccgtcggcggcctctcagCCGTCTCACCTCCTGTCTGCATCGCGGCGATGCTTCTCTGTTCGTTTCTGTAGACTAACACGCTAATCCTTTGTTTGCGTCCATACCGcaggcttcgccgcgcctcccgcacGCACGTGAATCTCTCGGTTGCGTTGTAAAAACAAAAACCGACAGCCCCCCTACGACGAAGCGCAGGGGAGAGCTGTTTTTCGTTTCCCTGAATCGTCACCGACACGCGGACCAAAGTTGCGCTTGTCTCTTGAGAGCAGCACGCGTGGCTGCCCAGGAGCGAGTCGGTCGAGAGGGCGCGTAGCGCGCCCTTTTTTCTCGCAGTTGCTGGGCTGCGGTGGAGCACGCAGTGTGGTCGACGTGGCACGGATCGTTGACT
This portion of the Besnoitia besnoiti strain Bb-Ger1 chromosome VII, whole genome shotgun sequence genome encodes:
- a CDS encoding hypothetical protein (encoded by transcript BESB_078570) encodes the protein MAGWWPFGGGSSASSNATAATTLPKSEFDEFVPPPPAGGAVAPPPPPKALGATTVDVNAPFKSFTPPPPAPPGEFRQLNAEAKTQFPLCHV
- a CDS encoding hypothetical protein (encoded by transcript BESB_078580) encodes the protein MPSLNVGKSEDYYAKEDFSKYSSPYSESPGVYDREYVEEERRRLQGGREVSFLDRHVKNPRMRNCLEGVKTGMKMGAAVGGIFGFLTGGYAAVVNRNLLILPVSVVGGAVSFGFFLGCGMVIRCDEASSSSASSAARLANDKRFRFPVKALHSNAAAMPRFPETTCRFPALERRFR